The Pectobacterium sp. A5351 genome contains the following window.
AGGGAAACGTCTGGCTATTCTCAAGGATTGTGAACCACATGGAGAATTTGAATCTATTGTTCGGGACGAGTTAGGTATTCCTGAGCGAACAGCTCAGCGCCTAATGCAAGCATCAATTAAATATATGTCTCCACAGTTAAGTTCAAAAGCGCCAGCGCTGGCGCTTTTGGGAAAGACCAAGTTATTTGAATTAATGACCGAGGATGATGATGTCCTCTCTGAGTTAGCCGATGGCGGTACAGTTGCAGGTATGACGCTGGATGACATTGATCGCATGACCAGCCGCGAACTGAAAGCCGCACTGCGCGAAGCCCGCGAGACCAATACCGCCCAGCAACGCGTTCTGACCGACAAAAACCAGAAGATAGATGACCTGACCACCAAACTGGATAAGAAATCCCGCATTCAGCCACCGCCGCCCGATCAGGAAGCGGAGAAGCTACGTAAAGAAGTCAGCGCCATTGCCTTTGAAGCGGAAGCTGCCATCACCGTTCGTCTTCACACAGCATTTTCAACCTTGACCACCTTCACATCCGATAACGATGTAGAGCCACCGTATGATTTTATGGCGGGTTTGGTGTGCCAGATAGAGCGTGCGTTACACCATATCCGCGCAGTTTTTGACCTTGAGGCAGCACCTACAGGTAGCGAACGTCCAACGTGGCTAGATGCGCCGGAACCTGTGATTCCGCGTACAGACGCATAAGGGGACGCCATGAGTGCCGCCCTGACAGAACGATTAGTAGCTATCGCGCGTGTCGCACGGCAGGCCGGGCATGGCGAACGCGGTGCCATCTATGACGCCGCCTGTATTGAGCTGGGGCTATCTCGCGCCACGTTGCTACGCAAGTTAAAGGAGGTTGCCGTGACTGACAAACGCAAAAAGCGTGCCGATGCTGGACAAAGCGCCTTGACGCGGGATGAAGCTGCCATGATTTCCGCCACATTGATGGAAGCAACCCGTAAAAACGGCAAACGCTTGTACTCCATCGCTGACGCCGTAGAGACCTTGCGGGCAAACGACATGATCGCTGCTGGGCGCATTGATGAAGCCACGGGCGAGTTTTATGCCCTGTCAGAGACCGCTATCAGCCGCGCTCTGCGCAATTACGGCCTGCATCCCGATCAGTTAAGCCAGCCTGCGCCCGTGACCGAGCTGGCCAGTCTGCACCCTAACCATGTATGGGAAATCGACGCCTCACTTTGCACCCTCTATTACCTGAGCAACGGACATAAGGGCTTGCAGGTGATGGACAGCGCGAGGTTCTACAAGAATAAACCAGCAAATGTGGCACGTATCGCCAGTGACCGCGTCTGGAGCTATGAAATCACTGACCACACCAGCGGCTGGATCTACGTCGAGTATGTGATGGGCGCTGAATCTGGCGAAAACCTGTGCTCTGTGCTCATCAACGCCTTGCAAGAGCGCGGCGGCGCGGATGTGCTGCACGGCGTGCCTAAGCTGCTGTATCTCGACCCCGGTTCTGCCAACACCGCAAGCATGACAAAAAACCTGTGTCGTGCATTGGGTATCGATTTGAAGGCGCATAAAGCCCATGCGGCGCGTTCAACAGGCAGCGTTGAGAAGGCCCGCGACATCATCGAACGCAAACTGGAGCCGGGCCTGAAGTTTCAACCGGTTCATAGTCTGGAAGAGCTGAATGCGCTGGCTGTGAAATGGCGTTCTCACTTCAATGCTACCGCTGTTCATAGCCGCCACGGACAGACTCGCACCGATATCTGGCTGAAAATCAACGCTGAACAGTTGGTGAAAGCGCCGTCTATTGAGGTTTGCCGCGAACTGGCCGTCGCAACACCAGAAGAGCGCAAGGTCAAGCCGAAGCTGCGCGTGTCGTTCCGTGGCATTGAATACGATGTGTCTACCGTACCCGATGTGAGGGTCGGCGAGAAGTTGCTGATCACCCGCAATCCGTGGCGCACCGATGCCGCGCAAGTGGTACTGACAGGTGAAGATGGCCACGACACTTTCTTCCTGATCGATGAAGTCACCAAAAATGAATTTGGCTTTGCCGACTCTGCCGCAGTGATCGGCGAAAACTACAAATCGCACGCAGATACGCCAGCTCAAACTGCTGCCAAAGAAATTGAACAACTGGTGACGGGAACGGATAACGCGACGGATGCGGCGGCGGCACGTAAAGCGAAGGCGCTGCCGTTCGGCGGCAAACTTGACCCATACAAACACATTGACGACACCACGTTACCTGCATTTATGCCGCGTCGTGGTACGGAATCTGATGTACGCAGCCCGCGTATCGAACAGCGGCCCCTTACGCATGTTGAAGCGGCTAAGGCGCTGCGTGAGCGGTTTGCAGCCCGTAACCAGACATGGACAGCCGGACACTTTCGCCAACTGGTTGAACTTTATCCCGCTGGCGTGCCGGAAGAACAACTTGATGACGCTGTCGATGCGCTGCTAACACCGGTTTCCGGCAATGTCATCAACATCGTCAACGGGAATTAAGGGGGGAACATGCTGGTACTGAAACAACAGTTAAAACAGGCACGGCTCTCGCAGGCCGTTGTCGCCAGAAATATCGCAGTGTCAGAGGCCACGCTGGCACAAATTGTTAATCACGACCAGTGGCCACGCACCAACACCGGGGAAATTCGCCAGCGTCTGACAGCCTTTCTGTCGGCTAATGGCATTGAAACACAACGTAGTTTTGATGCTGTGCAGGACGGCACATCCCGCACAGCAGATACAACAGACCTCACAACGGAGGAAAACATGTTACTCAAAAAACAGGTGTTATTTCCAGCAACAAAAAAGGCATTCGGACTGTTCCGTGACCCCTTTTCCGATGATGCCATGCAGGGCGCGGAAGACGTTTTTACTACGCCGGATAGCCGCTATGTGCGTGAATCACTGTATCAGACCGCGAAACATGGCGGCCTGATGGCGGTTATCGGCGAGTCTGGAGCGGGTAAATCCACGCTGCGCCGCGACCTTATCGAACGTATCAACCGCGAGAACGCGCCCGTTATCGTGATTGAGCCGTATGTGATTGCGATGGAAGACAACGACGTTAAAGGTAAGACGTTGAAAGCCGCCGCCATTGCCGAAGCGATCATCAACACCATCGCCCCGCTGGAAGGCGTGAAGCGGTCACAAGAAGCACGTTATCGCCAACTGCACCGCGTACTAAAAGACAGCAGCAATGCGGGCTACAGTCACGTTCTTGTGATTGAAGAGGCGCATAGCCTGCCGATCCCCACGCTGAAGCATTTGAAGCGATTTTACGAGCTGGAAAGCGGGTTTAAGAAGTTGCTATCTATCGTCCTGATCGGTCAGCCAGAGCTAGCCGTCAAGCTAAGCGAACGCAATATGGAAGTTCGTGAAGTCGTCCAGCGCTGTGAAATCGTCGAACTGCTGCCCCTTGATAACAGCCTGGAAGCGTTTCTGACATTCAAAGTTGAGCGCACAGGCAAAAAGCTAAGCGACATTATGGATAGCAGCGCGATTGACGCTATCCGGGGCCGTCTCAGCAGCAATCTCGGCAGTCGGAAGAATGTCAGCCTTCTATACCCGCTGGCCGTTTCCAACTTAGTGATTGCTGCAATGAATCTGGCCGCTGAGATCGGCGTGCCAGTGGTTAATGCTGATGTCGTTAAGGGGGTTTAGCAGTGGCCAAAATCATTATTTCTGTACAACAACTGCCTGCTGGGTTGGTCAATGAGGATCAGGTACTCAGCCAGTCCATTAACGTTTCAATTGAAAATGAAACAGGTGACATCGTCGTGACACAACTGCTGGCAACGATGATTAAAGATGAGATGGCTAATGCGATTAATGCGGCCAACACCAGGCTGATGAAACATCTCAATGCGGCAGGAATGAGCTTCACCAGCCAAATGATGCGTAATCACAGGGATCTGCACTGAGCACCTTATATTCTGGGGGACTGATATATGACGTCTGTTTTGAATATTGATGAGCAATTATCCAATGTGCAAGCCGTCATGACGGCGCTACGAGCCATGAATGCGACGGTTCACAGTGTCATGCTCAAGGGTAGCCAACCTATTATTCGCATTGCCAGAAATGGCCACTGTGCAAAATTGATTGAAAACGGTGTGGCGCGTTATGTGCTGACTGGTGTGAATAACAATGGCCGGTTTCGACAAGGGGAATTTGAACAGCACGGATGCCGAATTATTTGGTCTGAGTCATTACATTGAGGGGA
Protein-coding sequences here:
- a CDS encoding DUF3102 domain-containing protein is translated as MARTKSQTVELVEDAPLAGDLNVKLNALTEHRMQVMDQFGDGLPYERSRIVHEARFYMTQSAEAMLEAGKRLAILKDCEPHGEFESIVRDELGIPERTAQRLMQASIKYMSPQLSSKAPALALLGKTKLFELMTEDDDVLSELADGGTVAGMTLDDIDRMTSRELKAALREARETNTAQQRVLTDKNQKIDDLTTKLDKKSRIQPPPPDQEAEKLRKEVSAIAFEAEAAITVRLHTAFSTLTTFTSDNDVEPPYDFMAGLVCQIERALHHIRAVFDLEAAPTGSERPTWLDAPEPVIPRTDA
- a CDS encoding DDE-type integrase/transposase/recombinase; this encodes MSAALTERLVAIARVARQAGHGERGAIYDAACIELGLSRATLLRKLKEVAVTDKRKKRADAGQSALTRDEAAMISATLMEATRKNGKRLYSIADAVETLRANDMIAAGRIDEATGEFYALSETAISRALRNYGLHPDQLSQPAPVTELASLHPNHVWEIDASLCTLYYLSNGHKGLQVMDSARFYKNKPANVARIASDRVWSYEITDHTSGWIYVEYVMGAESGENLCSVLINALQERGGADVLHGVPKLLYLDPGSANTASMTKNLCRALGIDLKAHKAHAARSTGSVEKARDIIERKLEPGLKFQPVHSLEELNALAVKWRSHFNATAVHSRHGQTRTDIWLKINAEQLVKAPSIEVCRELAVATPEERKVKPKLRVSFRGIEYDVSTVPDVRVGEKLLITRNPWRTDAAQVVLTGEDGHDTFFLIDEVTKNEFGFADSAAVIGENYKSHADTPAQTAAKEIEQLVTGTDNATDAAAARKAKALPFGGKLDPYKHIDDTTLPAFMPRRGTESDVRSPRIEQRPLTHVEAAKALRERFAARNQTWTAGHFRQLVELYPAGVPEEQLDDAVDALLTPVSGNVINIVNGN
- a CDS encoding ExeA family protein, with protein sequence MLVLKQQLKQARLSQAVVARNIAVSEATLAQIVNHDQWPRTNTGEIRQRLTAFLSANGIETQRSFDAVQDGTSRTADTTDLTTEENMLLKKQVLFPATKKAFGLFRDPFSDDAMQGAEDVFTTPDSRYVRESLYQTAKHGGLMAVIGESGAGKSTLRRDLIERINRENAPVIVIEPYVIAMEDNDVKGKTLKAAAIAEAIINTIAPLEGVKRSQEARYRQLHRVLKDSSNAGYSHVLVIEEAHSLPIPTLKHLKRFYELESGFKKLLSIVLIGQPELAVKLSERNMEVREVVQRCEIVELLPLDNSLEAFLTFKVERTGKKLSDIMDSSAIDAIRGRLSSNLGSRKNVSLLYPLAVSNLVIAAMNLAAEIGVPVVNADVVKGV